The Candidatus Poribacteria bacterium genome window below encodes:
- a CDS encoding diacylglycerol kinase family lipid kinase, with translation MNNFILIANPISGKGHARNIAEQAYAALTASGCQGQLVFTSASGDAMRFAREAVSDGIRSVIACGGDGTLHEVVNGIAMVPDVTLGVLPCGRGNDFAAAIGVPLKPDAAIATLLSGTPIRVDLGRCYQNSPQLTVNSRQLKGGVVEPEPSLTDNRQLTTDNYFITIATCGYDTEVSRRAAKGTPLFAGTASYAYAAVETLFYYEPPFVRLEGDFGIHEGPLLLAATGITHRYGGGFQIVPNAQIDDGLFDVCIIRPVSSLTVLRLMVTLFWGGHVSHPAVSMHQTRTLTIETDTPLLLYADGEPMCETPATIEIIKDGLVVMSPR, from the coding sequence ATGAACAATTTTATTCTCATCGCAAACCCGATTTCCGGTAAGGGACACGCAAGAAACATTGCTGAACAGGCTTATGCTGCCCTCACTGCGTCTGGATGTCAGGGACAATTGGTGTTTACTTCGGCATCTGGTGATGCGATGCGTTTCGCGCGAGAAGCCGTTTCTGATGGCATTCGGTCGGTGATTGCTTGCGGTGGTGATGGAACACTCCACGAGGTCGTCAATGGCATCGCAATGGTTCCAGATGTAACCTTGGGGGTCCTTCCGTGCGGTCGTGGCAACGATTTCGCGGCGGCGATTGGCGTGCCACTGAAACCTGACGCTGCAATCGCAACCCTCTTATCTGGCACTCCTATCCGTGTCGATTTAGGACGCTGCTATCAGAATAGTCCTCAGTTAACGGTTAACAGTCGTCAGTTAAAAGGTGGGGTTGTTGAACCAGAGCCTTCTTTAACTGATAACCGACAACTGACAACTGACAACTATTTCATCACTATTGCTACCTGCGGATACGATACGGAAGTGAGTCGCCGCGCGGCGAAGGGAACACCACTGTTTGCAGGGACTGCTTCCTACGCTTATGCAGCAGTCGAGACATTGTTCTACTATGAACCACCGTTTGTGAGACTTGAAGGGGATTTTGGTATCCACGAAGGACCGCTCCTCCTCGCAGCGACCGGGATCACACATCGATACGGTGGTGGATTTCAGATTGTGCCGAATGCGCAAATCGACGATGGGCTTTTCGATGTCTGCATCATCCGTCCGGTCTCCTCGCTAACGGTGTTACGGCTTATGGTGACACTCTTCTGGGGCGGACACGTCTCGCACCCAGCCGTATCTATGCACCAAACTCGTACTTTAACAATTGAGACCGACACCCCTCTTCTCTTGTATGCGGACGGTGAACCGATGTGCGAAACCCCTGCCACAATTGAGATAATTAAAGACGGACTCGTTGTGATGTCTCCTCGTTGA